Proteins from a genomic interval of Papaver somniferum cultivar HN1 chromosome 4, ASM357369v1, whole genome shotgun sequence:
- the LOC113274774 gene encoding cation/H(+) antiporter 28-like, which yields MMMNVARYNNNNLSSMVPPPFNPRPWENLKNSTTKAGVCSYATSSSFVISTFSICLGVSLMTKSLNMMLLRFQQPRLIPELTVGIMLGNLAFMSELLEMVIPQLVSSLAEMGMSCYLLVLGLEMDLTVLTKKPNREEIVAYTGIISTFLITCAITPLIKLAKDANTIGFIFSISITLTGTSSPVLTRLITDLRISRSDIGRLVIGAGLHTDMVTMLLISLSLVFHPYKSKQSSQMKLKEGVRVVVVLVLIIVFLSTVLPIFVNWVNARNPIGKPMRGSDLVLFVATMMILCNAGPTMVGYSPTMASFLIGLAFPRKGRLSKMMITKINQILNLIMFPLFFIWVGALANFGEVKPDESFVWVKLLFLFAIVTIGKVFGALLAAMLLGFPWHVAVAIGFFLNVKGHFHIYVAAYALGEDLVTTGTYIMMVLLAMVTIALIPLVVKLMVEGARKRSPYRQMTLQHLNPSTELRILLGIHGPQNIPSMINIMEVSRGNKATRIGVYVTDMIEINDCHSTILATEVENRSLENTAMADESVVNMREQITNAILSYIEESGKGINVQRLLAISTFANMHQDLCNLAEAVQASLLILPFHRNQRPDGKMDGVHHGFRYVNRKVLRQAPCSVGVLVDRGLGKNQQRSAPTACIEVAVVFIGGKDDREALYYASRIAQHPCINLTAVRFLEETSTEKSSTKKNRKKLRSVIKMEEEERKLDDECFTEFYEKSLSQGKIGYLEKHVIDAKGTVSTLKSFEEHYALFVVGRGGRVNSILTAGMSSWEECPDLGPIGEILADSDFSLSASVLVIQQHCLDGLENEFTVMSI from the exons ATGATGATGAACGTAGCGAGATATAATAACAATAATCTATCCTCGATGGTGCCACCTCCTTTTAATCCAAGACCTTGGGAAAACTTGAAAAACTCAACAACAAAAGCAGGTGTTTGTAGTTATGCAACATCGAGTTCATTTGTAATTTCAACTTTCTCCATTTGTTTGGGCGTCTCTTTGATGACCAAATCTCTTAATATGATGTTATTACGATTCCAACAACCTCGTCTCATCCCAGAACTAACT GTGGGAATAATGCTAGGAAACTTGGCCTTCATGTCTGAATTACTGGAGATGGTAATTCCACAATTGGTTAGTTCATTGGCCGAAATGGGCATGAGTTGTTACTTGCTAGTTTTAGGGTTAGAAATGGACCTAACAGTGTTAACAAAGAAACCTAATCGCGAAGAAATCGTAGCTTACACTGGAATCATTTCAACATTCTTAATAACATGTGCGATAACACCTCTTATAAAATTAGCAAAAGATGCAAACACTATTGGATTTATTTTCTCGATTTCTATAACTTTAACTGGTACTTCTTCACCGGTCTTAACCCGCTTGATTACGGATTTAAGAATTAGCAGATCAGATATTGGACGACTAGTTATCGGTGCGGGACTTCATACAGACATGGTAACAATGCTTCTAATTTCGTTGTCTTTGGTTTTTCATCCTTATAAATCGAAGCAAAGCAGTCAAATGAAACTTAAAGAGGGAGTGCGTGTAGTTGTTGTATTGGTTCTTATTATAGTATTTCTGTCGACTGTCTTACCCATTTTTGTAAATTGGGTGAATGCAAGAAACCCAATTGGGAAACCCATGAGAGGATCGGATCTTGTTCTATTTGTTGCTACCATGATGATATTATGTAATGCTGGACCTACAATGGTTGGTTATAGTCCTACCATGGCTTCGTTCTTGATCGGGTTAGCATTTCCTAGAAAAGGAAGATTATCGAAGATGATGATCACTAAAATCAATCAAATTTTGAACTTAATTATGTTTCCATTATTTTTCATTTGGGTTGGTGCATTGGCTAATTTTGGTGAAGTGAAACCTGATGAGTCATTCGTATGGGTCAAGCTACTATTTTTATTCGCAATCGTTACGATAGGGAAGGTGTTTGGAGCTCTTCTTGCTGCTATGCTTTTGGGGTTTCCTTGGCATGTCGCAGTTGCGATTGGATTCTTTCTAAATGTTAAAGGGCATTTTCACATCTACGTCGCTGCTTATGCTCTGGGG GAAGATCTCGTGACAACTGGAACCTACATTATGATGGTATTGTTGGCCATGGTCACCATCGCATTGATTCCATTAGTTGTAAAATTAATGGTAGAGGGAGCCAGAAAAAGGTCGCCATACCGACAAATGACCCTCCAACACTTAAATCCGTCAACTGAGCTACGTATCCTATTAGGCATCCATGGACCTCAAAACATTCCATCTATGATCAACATAATGGAAGTCTCAAGGGGAAATAAAGCAACAAGGATTGGAGTTTATGTTACAGATATGATTGAAATCAATGACTGTCATTCGACGATACTTGCTACTGAAGTGGAAAATCGTAGTTTAGAGAATACTGCGATGGCGGATGAATCAGTGGTGAACATGAGAGAACAAATAACAAATGCCATATTATCATACATAGAAGAAAGTGGTAAAGGGATCAATGTACAACGATTACTTGCAATATCGACATTTGCTAACATGCACCAAGATTTATGCAATTTGGCTGAGGCAGTGCAGGCCTCGTTGCTTATCTTGCCATTTCATAGGAACCAAAGACCGGATGGAAAGATGGATGGAGTTCACCATGGGTTCAGATATGTGAACCGTAAG GTTCTTCGACAAGCCCCATGTTCAGTAGGAGTGCTTGTGGACAGAGGTCTTGGAAAGAATCAGCAAAGATCAGCGCCAACCGCATGTATAGAAGTTGCAGTTGTTTTCATCGGAGGAAAAGATGATAGAGAAGCATTATACTACGCATCACGCATAGCACAACATCCTTGTATTAATCTAACAGCTGTTAGATTTTTAGAAGAAACAAGTAcagaaaaatcatcaacaaaaaaaaatagaaaaaaactaCGTTCGGTGATAAAAATGGaagaggaagaaaggaaacttgATGACGAATGTTTTactgagttttatgaaaaatcacTGTCGCAGGGAAAGATAGGCTACCTCGAAAAGCATGTTATTGATGCGAAAGGTACAGTCTCGACATTGAAATCATTTGAAGAACATTATGCTTTGTTTGTTGTAGGAAGAGGAGGTAGAGTTAATTCAATATTAACTGCTGGGATGAGTAGTTGGGAAGAGTGTCCTGATTTGGGTCCGATTGGAGAAATTCTTGCTGATTCTGATTTTTCTCTTTCGGCTTCTGTGTTGGTTATTCAACAACATTGTTTAGATGGACTTGAAAACGAATTTACAGTCATGTCAATCTGA